The stretch of DNA CGCCGTCGGTCCGCTCGGCGAGCACCTCGGCGTACCCGCCGACCACGGTCATGTCGTTGCGGAGGTTGTGCCGGAGCACACGGTTCAGGACGCCGACGAGCCGCCGCCGGCGCTTCCGGACGGTGACGTCCCGCTGGAAGCCGACGAAGTGGGTCACGTCGCCGTCCTCGTCCGTGACGGGCGCGAGCGTCACCTCGTTCCAGAACGGGGTGCCGTCGGCGCGGTAGTTCAGTAGCTCCGTCCGGACGGGCTCGCGGTCGGCGATCCCCGCGCGGAGCTCCGCGACCGCCGTCTCGTCCGTGTTCGCGCCCTGCAGGAACCGGCAGTTCCGGCCCAGCACGTCGTCGCGGTCGTAGCCGGTCAGGCGCTCGAACTCGGGGTTGGCGTACACCACCGGCAGGTCGTCGTCGGTCGCGTCGGCGATGGTGATCCCGACCGAGGCCGCCTCCAGCGCCCGGCTCTTGACCCGGAGCTCGCGCTCGCGTTCCCGACGGTCGGTGACGTCCCTGACGATGGAGTGGACGTATTCGTCCCCGTCGAGTTCGACGACGTTGGCGCTGATCTCGACGGGCACCGCCGTCCCGTCGCGGCGGGTGACGACGAGCTGTCGCCCGTCGACCCGATCCCAGGTCCCGTCGTCTTCGGTACACCGTTCGAGGACACGCTCGTAGCGCTCCCGGTCGTCGTCCGGGTGGAGGTCGAAGACGGTCCGTTCACGGAGGGCGGCGCGGTCGTAGCCTGTCAGCTCCGCGGCCGTCTCGTTGGCCTCGACGACGGCCCCGGTCTCGGGTTCGATCAGGAGGATCGCGTTCGGTGCCGTCTCGAGCAGGGAGGCGTACTTGTCCTGCGTGTCGCTGAGTTCGCGCTCGCGGGCCGCGAGTTCGCGCTCGTGGGCCGCGCCGTCGAGCGCGCGGCCGATCAGCCGCGCGACGAGCTCCACCAGCAGCTTCTCCTCGGCGTCGAACTCGTCGCCGCGGGCCTCGCGGGAGACGAAACAGACCGTCCCGTAGGTCTCGCCCCGGACGAAGACGGTGGTCCCCAGGTAGCAGTCGAGCCCGTGCTCCTCGTAGGCGGGGTCGTCGGCCCACCCCTGCGCCGGGGCGTCCGAGAGCGCGACCGCGGCGTCCCGCTCGACGGTGCGCCGACAGTAGGTCGTGGTGTGATCGA from Haloarcula litorea encodes:
- a CDS encoding PAS domain-containing protein gives rise to the protein MPSDTDSEAVRRQLYEVVEDEELTLAETQRRLLATARDALGVENGHVQRFDADGTHTVVASVGGPTDLFPPDSTLDHTTTYCRRTVERDAAVALSDAPAQGWADDPAYEEHGLDCYLGTTVFVRGETYGTVCFVSREARGDEFDAEEKLLVELVARLIGRALDGAAHERELAARERELSDTQDKYASLLETAPNAILLIEPETGAVVEANETAAELTGYDRAALRERTVFDLHPDDDRERYERVLERCTEDDGTWDRVDGRQLVVTRRDGTAVPVEISANVVELDGDEYVHSIVRDVTDRRERERELRVKSRALEAASVGITIADATDDDLPVVYANPEFERLTGYDRDDVLGRNCRFLQGANTDETAVAELRAGIADREPVRTELLNYRADGTPFWNEVTLAPVTDEDGDVTHFVGFQRDVTVRKRRRRLVGVLNRVLRHNLRNDMTVVGGYAEVLAERTDGETADIARRIEATAADLTALSEKARTLEAAVTDPQPLDQRDAVADVTSVAAELSEEHPEVGIRVDAPDHCAVMATDRLRTVLRELGENAATHGAPPVTFRVERDGGRVAIHVRDAGDGIEDTERLALETGRETQLEHGTGLGFRLVDWIVTGLGGTVTTADAAQTTVTVRLAAPPDDPRAERDDRSHRGAVGTRSP